A window of Zingiber officinale cultivar Zhangliang chromosome 5A, Zo_v1.1, whole genome shotgun sequence contains these coding sequences:
- the LOC121981112 gene encoding uncharacterized protein LOC121981112, translated as MESQQLRLCGIGQLFTEFLLDTRVPRVEVIYPQPRHVVKVPPMLDCVGSLGSKAKCNLPAQQGDNNNLNFFDIFFNKDETGDDQTGFFCGTPPVRTDNPMVWDSFFTKENLAFSPTIIHESRGQPRVEQNQQFIVQHKTRIGFSEHYQHKFCS; from the exons ATGGAGAGTCAGCAGCTTAGACTCTGTGGCATTGGACAGCTGTTCACTGAATTCTTACTTGATACAAGGGTTCCAAGAGTAGAAGTTATCTATCCTCAGCCTCGCCATGTGGTGAAAGTCCCTCCCATGTTAGATTGTGTTGGCAGTTTGGGTTCCAAGGCAAAGTG CAATTTGCCTGCTCAACAAGGAGATAATAACAATCTCAATTTCTTCGACATATTTTTCAATAAG GATGAAACTGGAGACGATCAAACTGGTTTCTTTTGTGGTACTCCTCCTGTAAGAACAGACAATCCTATGGTCTGGGATTCTTTCTTTACTAAAGAAAACCTAGCATTCAGTCCAACAATAATCCATGAATCAAGGGGACAACCTCGAGTAGAACAAAACCAGCAGTTCATCGTTCAACACAAAACCAGAATTGGTTTCTCAGAGCATTATCAGCACAAGTTCTGTTCCTAG